The segment CTCGCAAgcttctaatttttttctgcgctgTTGATCTGTGTCCATACCTTTTGTTTGATCTAAATGTGACTTCACAGTCGTTTTGATTCTTTCTGAATCCTCATCAGTATatcccattttatttaaaaagtttttcttatataaatCGAATATCGCATCGAATTGCACTTCCGATTCTGCTAATAATCTGTAGCCGTATAAGCATTGTGGGATTCCCCTATCACTCTTAACTTCATGAATCGCGTCCTACGAATAGTCATAGttgaggataaaaaaaataaaatgttaattttcACAGTGGTGAAAATGTAACTAGGTCCAAgaacgtacatatatgtgctcTCATGAACATCTTCACTGATGCACATTTGCCTTGTGCCCACATGTAGGCCCCTAATCGCACAACAACGGGGCTGCCATATCCTCCTACAAGCTTACCTCGCCGGAACACCGTATTATCCATAttagaaggaaaaacataaGAACTTTAAAAAGGGTAAAGCTGCCTATTTTATCACGGATGATTCCCCCCGTTTTTGAGGCATTCTCATTTTCCCTCCTAAAACTTAGCACTGCATTTTTTGCCGATTCCA is part of the Plasmodium cynomolgi strain B DNA, chromosome 8, whole genome shotgun sequence genome and harbors:
- a CDS encoding Pv-fam-h protein (putative), translating into MVEVTFSKLSEDTYLESAKNAVLSFRRENENASKTGGIIRDKIGSFTLFKVLMFFLLIWIIRCSGEDAIHEVKSDRGIPQCLYGYRLLAESEVQFDAIFDLYKKNFLNKMGYTDEDSERIKTTVKSHLDQTKGMDTDQQRRKKLEACEHIIKQGSDNNISKFSNNFRVLSSPYFLVLSSFILFSNGYYRFFLALMGILILKFVNFFWDLKYVISRMAESM